From Sediminibacterium sp. TEGAF015, a single genomic window includes:
- a CDS encoding heavy metal translocating P-type ATPase yields MEKVNWKVTGMSCTNCALSIDKFLKEKGMEEVKVNFIGGDVSFTMPGNTDQLSLQKGIQEMGYQVKGSELESSTRKPLFRSHLQRFAFCAIFTLPLMVHMIPGIHIHWLMNPYVQLGLTLPVFILGMDFFGRSGLKSLLKGVPNMNVLIAMGALSAFVYSLYGTLTNQATDYLFYETAATIITLVFLGYWMEDKSVEQTQNALRKLAQSQKTMANMIAYDNEQNEHIFPVESTSLKTGDLLLIRNGEAVPMDCKILSGEVSVDESIITGESIPVEKKQKDILIGGSTVVNGSVKAYVTAVGEDSVLGNILSMVKNAQTEKPPVQLLADKISAIFVPAVISIAVLTFILNYTVGSQDFTSSLMRSIAVLVISCPCAMGLATPAAIAVGLGRAAKNGVLFKNTKTLELFKDIQQVVFDKTGTLTTGKFSIEKMELTEAGSLLGEDTCKNITYSLEKYSTHPLAKAIALHWKTKEEIRFSNVSEEKGLGVTATDKEGNIYMAASFKAVSHLTENDSFNIYLVKNNQLLASILLQDEIRPEAEMIIKSLQQKGIKPILLSGDIEEKCKTVANKLGIGEVYAAQSPAQKLERIEALTAIAPTAMVGDGINDAPALAKATVGVSLSDATHIAMQSAEVVLMNHGIKNLSLALGLGKHTYKTIQQNLFWAFIYNIVAIPVAAMGFLSPTIGALIMGLSDVVLAINSVRLNFKKVD; encoded by the coding sequence ATGGAAAAAGTAAATTGGAAAGTAACGGGCATGAGTTGCACCAATTGTGCCCTCAGTATAGATAAATTCCTGAAAGAAAAGGGAATGGAAGAAGTAAAAGTAAATTTCATTGGTGGAGATGTGAGTTTTACTATGCCCGGGAATACAGACCAACTAAGTTTACAAAAAGGAATACAGGAAATGGGGTATCAGGTAAAGGGATCAGAACTGGAGTCCAGCACAAGAAAGCCGCTATTCCGTTCGCACCTGCAAAGATTTGCCTTCTGTGCCATTTTTACCCTGCCGTTAATGGTGCATATGATACCAGGAATTCATATTCACTGGTTAATGAATCCTTATGTTCAATTGGGATTAACCTTACCGGTTTTTATTTTAGGCATGGATTTTTTTGGTAGAAGCGGATTGAAAAGTCTTCTCAAAGGCGTACCCAATATGAATGTTTTGATTGCCATGGGTGCACTCTCTGCTTTCGTGTACAGTTTATATGGCACCCTAACCAATCAGGCAACCGATTATCTATTTTATGAAACTGCTGCTACCATCATCACTTTGGTTTTCTTAGGCTATTGGATGGAGGACAAATCGGTAGAGCAAACACAAAATGCATTGCGCAAACTGGCCCAGTCACAAAAGACCATGGCCAATATGATTGCTTACGACAATGAGCAGAATGAACATATTTTTCCAGTAGAAAGTACGTCTTTAAAAACAGGAGATCTTTTATTAATCAGAAACGGGGAAGCTGTTCCCATGGATTGTAAAATCTTATCTGGAGAGGTTTCTGTAGACGAGTCCATAATTACAGGGGAATCGATTCCTGTTGAGAAAAAACAAAAAGACATTTTGATTGGTGGTTCAACCGTTGTTAATGGTTCCGTGAAAGCCTATGTTACAGCGGTAGGTGAAGACTCTGTGTTAGGGAATATTTTATCCATGGTAAAAAATGCACAAACAGAAAAACCACCCGTTCAATTACTAGCAGATAAAATCAGCGCCATATTTGTTCCTGCGGTCATCAGTATTGCTGTGCTTACTTTTATTTTGAATTATACAGTTGGATCTCAAGACTTCACCAGCAGTTTAATGAGAAGTATTGCTGTATTGGTCATTTCCTGCCCCTGTGCCATGGGTTTGGCTACGCCGGCAGCCATAGCAGTTGGGTTGGGTAGAGCAGCCAAAAACGGCGTCTTATTTAAAAACACTAAAACACTTGAATTATTTAAAGACATTCAGCAGGTAGTGTTTGATAAAACAGGAACATTAACTACAGGGAAATTCAGTATTGAAAAAATGGAATTAACCGAAGCTGGAAGCTTATTGGGAGAAGATACCTGCAAAAATATTACTTATTCACTCGAGAAGTATTCCACACATCCATTGGCAAAAGCCATTGCCCTGCACTGGAAAACAAAAGAAGAAATTAGATTTAGTAATGTAAGTGAGGAAAAGGGATTGGGCGTTACAGCAACAGACAAGGAAGGGAATATTTATATGGCAGCTTCATTTAAAGCTGTTTCACATTTAACAGAGAATGACAGTTTTAATATTTATCTGGTAAAGAACAATCAGCTACTTGCTTCCATTCTTTTGCAGGATGAAATAAGACCCGAAGCAGAGATGATCATCAAATCCCTTCAGCAAAAAGGCATCAAACCCATTTTGCTTAGCGGCGATATAGAGGAAAAATGCAAAACCGTTGCGAACAAACTAGGCATCGGTGAAGTGTATGCAGCCCAGAGTCCGGCACAAAAACTCGAAAGAATTGAGGCTTTAACTGCAATAGCTCCTACAGCCATGGTGGGTGATGGCATCAATGATGCTCCGGCCCTTGCCAAAGCTACCGTTGGAGTTTCATTAAGTGACGCAACGCATATTGCCATGCAAAGTGCTGAAGTGGTATTAATGAATCATGGAATCAAAAATCTTTCACTGGCACTAGGCTTGGGAAAACATACTTACAAAACCATTCAGCAAAATCTTTTCTGGGCATTCATTTACAATATTGTTGCTATTCCTGTTGCCGCAATGGGATTTCTGAGTCCAACAATTGGTGCATTGATAATGGGATTAAGCGACGTTGTACTGGCAATCAATTCTGTAAGGCTGAACTTTAAAAAAGTGGATTAA
- a CDS encoding peptidoglycan DD-metalloendopeptidase family protein encodes MDSHSFYFWLSQQSQLAIQPVVPFDSSKEKLLSLDFTEQNSDLNSTIIENTVLFSTYIEKLLQKHAASYGIGGYNEHRTVYARSRVFDGLNESEARCIHLGIDIWGKAGTPIAAPLDASVHSFAFNEAYGDYGATIILEHAISGAHFYTLYGHLSLRDISNLKGGDFISAGKEFAHFGEPAENGQWPPHLHFQIILDMQGKQGDYPGVCSLAEREKYLDNCPDPDALLQMMQWAKFIDQV; translated from the coding sequence ATGGACTCCCATAGTTTTTATTTCTGGTTAAGTCAACAATCCCAATTAGCCATTCAGCCTGTTGTTCCGTTTGATTCCTCAAAGGAAAAACTATTGTCTTTGGATTTTACAGAGCAGAATAGTGACCTTAATTCTACTATCATTGAAAATACAGTCCTATTTTCAACTTATATAGAAAAGCTGTTACAAAAACATGCTGCCAGCTATGGCATTGGTGGATATAACGAACACAGAACAGTGTATGCAAGAAGTCGTGTCTTTGATGGGCTAAATGAAAGCGAAGCACGTTGTATTCATTTAGGTATAGATATCTGGGGTAAAGCAGGAACCCCCATAGCCGCGCCTTTGGATGCTTCTGTTCATAGCTTTGCTTTTAATGAGGCTTATGGAGATTATGGAGCAACTATTATTTTGGAGCACGCTATCAGTGGAGCGCATTTCTATACTTTGTATGGCCATCTTTCTTTACGTGATATTTCAAATTTGAAGGGAGGTGATTTTATTTCTGCTGGTAAAGAATTTGCGCATTTTGGGGAACCTGCTGAAAATGGTCAATGGCCTCCGCATTTGCATTTTCAAATTATACTTGATATGCAGGGCAAGCAGGGAGATTATCCTGGTGTATGCAGTTTAGCTGAAAGGGAAAAGTATTTGGACAACTGTCCGGATCCTGACGCTCTTTTACAAATGATGCAATGGGCGAAATTTATAGATCAGGTATAA
- a CDS encoding cytochrome-c peroxidase produces the protein MKKWWVIGGLGMAIVFSIGFNKPSPIKTKAQLGKKLFSDPILSKDNSISCASCHIPAHGFADTFAISLGVEGTPGSRNAPSVMNLSGHEPFFWDGRASTLEAQAIMPIENPVEMNLPIQEAVKRLNQNQIYRNLFLSIYKQKPNAKNLGHALAAFQKTLETDESDFDLDQMSESAERGRQLFVSEKTKCFDCHNGTDFTNDDFKNIGLYDGVSLSDMGRYAITKNKEDLGKFKTPGLRNVAVTAPYMHNGMFKTLEEVIEYYDNPYKFVPKPINIDSTLKEPLKLSQQDKKDLVNFLKALTDKQFLKK, from the coding sequence ATGAAAAAATGGTGGGTCATAGGGGGATTGGGAATGGCAATTGTTTTTAGCATCGGCTTTAATAAACCCAGCCCAATAAAAACCAAAGCCCAATTGGGCAAAAAACTTTTTTCTGATCCCATTCTCTCCAAGGACAATAGTATCAGCTGTGCCAGTTGTCATATTCCCGCACATGGATTTGCAGATACATTTGCCATTAGTTTAGGTGTTGAAGGCACACCAGGTAGCAGAAACGCTCCCAGCGTAATGAATCTGAGTGGCCATGAACCCTTTTTCTGGGATGGCAGGGCATCAACACTGGAAGCGCAGGCTATTATGCCAATTGAGAATCCGGTTGAAATGAATTTACCCATCCAGGAAGCGGTTAAACGCCTAAATCAAAACCAAATCTATCGTAACCTTTTCCTATCGATTTATAAACAAAAGCCCAATGCTAAAAACCTCGGACATGCACTTGCTGCATTTCAGAAAACATTAGAAACCGACGAGTCTGATTTTGATCTCGACCAAATGAGTGAATCCGCAGAAAGAGGCAGACAATTATTTGTTAGCGAAAAAACCAAATGTTTTGATTGTCATAACGGCACTGACTTCACCAATGACGACTTTAAAAATATTGGACTTTACGATGGGGTATCACTCTCAGATATGGGACGGTATGCCATCACCAAAAACAAAGAGGACCTTGGCAAATTTAAAACACCAGGACTCCGAAATGTAGCAGTTACTGCACCCTATATGCATAATGGGATGTTTAAAACGCTGGAAGAAGTAATTGAATATTATGACAATCCTTACAAATTCGTACCAAAGCCGATTAATATTGACAGCACTTTAAAAGAACCACTGAAACTAAGCCAACAAGACAAGAAGGACCTGGTAAATTTTCTAAAAGCGCTTACTGATAAACAGTTTTTAAAAAAATAG
- the ruvB gene encoding Holliday junction branch migration DNA helicase RuvB, giving the protein MSNNNLNSDLNGLNASEREFENTIRPREIDDFSGQPQLIENLVIFIKAAKIRGEALDHILFHGPPGLGKTTLSRIVANELGVSIKETSGPVIEKPGDLAGLLTNLQPNDVLFIDEIHRLSTVVEEYLYSAMEDFKIDIMIDSGPNARSIQINLNPFTLVGATTRSGLLTAPLLSRFGIKSRLEYYGAPVLQKIIERSAAILGTKITLDAAAEIAGRSRGTPRIANGLLRRVRDFAQVLNDGKIDLGITQHALKALNVDAHGLDEMDNRILSAIINKFKGGPVGITTIATAVGEEPGTIEEVYEPFLIQEGFLQRTPRGREATLKAYNHLGVVMKRGDAGELFS; this is encoded by the coding sequence ATGTCAAATAATAACCTGAATAGCGATTTGAATGGATTAAATGCCTCTGAAAGGGAGTTTGAGAATACCATACGCCCCAGGGAGATTGATGATTTTTCCGGACAACCTCAGCTGATTGAGAATCTTGTGATTTTTATTAAAGCTGCCAAAATTCGTGGAGAAGCATTGGATCATATCTTATTTCACGGCCCCCCTGGATTGGGTAAGACCACTTTAAGCCGGATTGTGGCGAATGAATTAGGCGTAAGCATAAAAGAAACTTCTGGACCGGTTATTGAAAAGCCAGGTGATCTTGCAGGGTTATTGACCAACTTACAACCCAATGATGTTCTTTTTATTGATGAAATACATAGGTTAAGTACTGTTGTTGAAGAATATCTGTATTCGGCAATGGAAGATTTCAAGATTGATATCATGATTGATTCCGGACCAAATGCCAGAAGCATACAGATTAATCTGAATCCTTTTACACTGGTAGGGGCAACCACCCGAAGTGGTTTATTAACCGCACCGCTTCTTTCAAGATTTGGGATAAAATCTCGTCTGGAATATTATGGGGCACCTGTTCTGCAAAAAATTATAGAACGAAGTGCTGCCATTCTGGGTACTAAAATTACCCTTGATGCTGCGGCTGAAATTGCTGGTAGGAGCAGGGGGACACCCAGGATTGCCAATGGATTATTAAGGAGAGTAAGGGATTTCGCTCAGGTATTGAACGATGGGAAAATTGATTTGGGTATTACACAGCATGCCCTGAAAGCCCTGAATGTAGACGCGCATGGATTAGACGAAATGGATAACCGCATTTTATCGGCTATTATTAATAAATTCAAAGGAGGTCCTGTAGGCATTACAACAATTGCAACTGCGGTAGGTGAAGAGCCGGGCACCATTGAAGAAGTATACGAACCCTTTTTAATTCAGGAAGGCTTTTTACAAAGAACCCCCAGGGGAAGAGAAGCTACTTTGAAAGCCTATAATCACCTGGGGGTAGTTATGAAAAGAGGAGATGCAGGAGAACTGTTTAGTTAA
- a CDS encoding RecQ family ATP-dependent DNA helicase yields MSNAISILHQYWKHTAFRPLQEEIIHSVVSGKDTLALLPTGGGKSVCYQIPGLLRGGTSLVISPLIALMKDQVDALNKKGIKAAAIHSGLQKDEVKNILQDAVEGSYQFLYCSPERLESHLFNEFLSLIPIQLLVVDEAHCISQWGYDFRPAYCRIAATKEKLPGVPVIAVTASATPLVLEDIQHQLKLKEAAVFKQSFLRPNISYSAFNSESKINKILEIIDKIPGSGIVYCNNRRQCKKIAEAIVLQGIAADFYHAGLEQLVREQKQQNWINNKIRIMVCTNAFGMGIDKPDVRTVIHHDIPECLENYYQEAGRAGRDEQRAYAVLLWQEKDLTALMEQVEIKFPPIPVIQQVYQAIADFLQIPVGSGEGIYYNFDFETFTKRFSLEPLLVVNVLRILEQEGHIQFNEQIFLPTQVSFTTDTQYLAQFEEMYPAMEPVIKALLRTYPGIFNNRVSVYDQQLARICRMNLDQIQAALKQLQALGIIEYLPKKETPQIHFLLNRAPAKYLHIQQEQYLERKKLHASRVNQMIAYSKENQKCRSQFIGHYFGDATAKACGVCDICLRQKNKNISEKEFNTIALAIQKNKDQIIAIADLLKVCRNMNPTRIWEILNFLQSESKIEISEEKIIRWLK; encoded by the coding sequence TTGTCAAATGCCATTTCCATATTGCATCAATATTGGAAGCATACCGCTTTCAGGCCTTTACAGGAAGAAATTATTCATTCTGTTGTAAGTGGGAAGGATACGCTTGCCCTGTTGCCAACAGGGGGAGGTAAATCTGTTTGCTATCAGATACCTGGCTTACTCAGAGGCGGAACCAGTCTTGTCATCAGTCCGCTGATTGCATTAATGAAGGATCAGGTAGATGCCTTAAATAAAAAAGGAATCAAAGCTGCAGCCATACACAGTGGATTGCAAAAAGATGAAGTAAAAAACATTTTACAGGATGCTGTAGAAGGAAGCTATCAATTTTTATATTGTTCCCCTGAGCGGCTGGAAAGTCATTTATTCAATGAATTCCTTTCTCTTATACCCATTCAATTGCTGGTAGTTGACGAAGCCCATTGTATTTCACAATGGGGATACGATTTCAGACCTGCTTATTGCCGAATTGCAGCCACCAAAGAAAAGTTGCCTGGGGTTCCAGTAATAGCAGTAACCGCATCGGCAACTCCACTGGTACTAGAGGATATACAACATCAATTAAAGCTAAAAGAAGCTGCTGTTTTTAAACAAAGTTTTTTAAGGCCCAATATTTCTTACAGTGCATTTAATTCGGAAAGTAAAATCAACAAAATTCTAGAAATTATTGATAAAATACCCGGATCGGGCATTGTCTATTGCAACAACCGAAGGCAATGTAAAAAAATAGCAGAAGCAATTGTATTGCAGGGTATTGCTGCCGATTTCTATCATGCCGGACTTGAGCAATTGGTAAGAGAACAAAAACAACAAAACTGGATCAACAACAAAATTCGTATTATGGTTTGTACCAATGCTTTCGGTATGGGCATTGACAAGCCAGATGTCAGGACCGTTATTCATCATGATATTCCTGAATGCCTGGAAAATTATTATCAGGAAGCCGGAAGGGCAGGCAGAGACGAGCAAAGAGCTTATGCAGTATTATTATGGCAGGAAAAAGACTTGACTGCATTGATGGAACAGGTCGAAATAAAATTTCCACCTATACCTGTAATCCAGCAAGTATATCAGGCCATAGCCGACTTTTTGCAAATCCCCGTTGGTAGTGGTGAGGGTATTTATTACAATTTTGATTTTGAAACATTTACTAAACGATTTTCACTGGAGCCATTGCTGGTAGTGAATGTATTGAGAATACTGGAACAGGAAGGGCATATTCAATTTAATGAACAGATCTTTTTACCTACTCAGGTAAGTTTTACAACAGACACACAATACCTGGCACAATTTGAAGAAATGTATCCTGCAATGGAACCCGTGATCAAAGCATTATTGAGAACCTATCCTGGAATATTCAATAATCGTGTATCTGTTTACGATCAGCAACTGGCCAGAATTTGCAGGATGAACCTCGATCAGATACAAGCAGCACTTAAACAGTTACAGGCATTGGGTATTATTGAATATTTACCCAAAAAGGAAACGCCGCAAATTCATTTTTTACTGAACAGAGCTCCGGCAAAATACTTACACATACAACAAGAACAATATCTAGAAAGAAAAAAGTTACACGCAAGCAGAGTAAACCAGATGATTGCTTATTCTAAAGAAAACCAAAAATGCAGAAGTCAATTTATTGGTCATTATTTTGGAGATGCAACGGCAAAAGCCTGTGGCGTTTGCGATATCTGTCTCAGGCAAAAAAATAAAAATATATCTGAAAAAGAATTTAATACAATAGCCTTAGCTATTCAAAAAAATAAAGACCAGATTATTGCAATAGCGGATTTGTTGAAAGTATGCAGAAACATGAATCCCACCCGCATCTGGGAGATATTGAACTTTCTGCAGAGCGAATCCAAAATAGAAATTTCAGAAGAGAAAATCATTCGCTGGCTGAAGTAA
- a CDS encoding Rossmann-fold NAD(P)-binding domain-containing protein, protein MQRKALVLGASGLTGSYLLEMLLESELYSQVTIYVRKPLGRVHPKLVEQLVNFATIQSWTEADDVYCCLGATIKTVKTREAFTLIDLYAPLHIAKLQLSGGSKRFLVITAAGANPKSSVFYNRTKGKLEEALKQLNYSSIYIFQPSFILGPRKESRWLEELGIFIALKAIPIMKGRFKKYIPVHAKAIARSMHYFASHSKTGVHIIQSHIIKQWEKPDFIPDL, encoded by the coding sequence GTGCAAAGAAAAGCTTTGGTATTAGGAGCAAGCGGATTAACCGGGTCTTATTTGCTTGAAATGCTGTTAGAGTCTGAGTTATACAGTCAGGTTACCATTTATGTGCGCAAACCATTGGGAAGAGTCCATCCCAAACTAGTGGAACAATTGGTAAACTTTGCCACCATTCAATCCTGGACAGAAGCAGACGATGTGTATTGCTGTTTAGGCGCCACCATCAAGACAGTAAAAACCAGGGAAGCATTTACCTTAATCGATTTGTATGCCCCACTTCATATTGCCAAACTTCAGTTATCTGGTGGCAGCAAACGTTTTCTGGTTATTACCGCTGCAGGAGCTAATCCAAAATCAAGTGTATTTTATAACCGGACCAAAGGAAAATTAGAAGAAGCGTTGAAGCAACTCAATTATAGTTCAATTTATATCTTCCAACCTTCTTTCATTTTAGGACCAAGGAAAGAATCTAGGTGGCTAGAAGAATTAGGAATTTTCATTGCATTAAAAGCAATTCCTATCATGAAGGGAAGGTTTAAAAAATATATTCCTGTTCACGCAAAAGCAATTGCTAGAAGCATGCATTATTTTGCAAGTCATTCTAAAACAGGCGTTCACATTATACAATCGCATATCATTAAGCAGTGGGAAAAACCCGATTTTATACCTGATCTATAA
- a CDS encoding DUF853 domain-containing protein → MSNAQLFTEVMQKGYQFKGEFVKIGCGIWNGETVPDASVYLPLKTLNRHGLIAGATGTGKTKTLQMISESLSDNSVPVMLMDIKGDLSGIAAEGVMNDKIQERITKMNLSWKPSAYPVELLTLTGNHGVRLRATVSEFGPVLLSKILGLNDTQGGLVSMIFKYCDDQAMPLLDLKDFIKVLQFIGNEGKAEMEKDYGKISTTSTGTILRKVIELQQQGADIFFGEKSFEVDDLMRINDEGRGMINILRVTDMQDKPKLFSTFMLQLLAELYASCPEEGDLDKPKLVLFIDEAHLIFQEASDALLQQLETVIKLIRSKGIGIFFCTQNPQDIPPSILSQLGLKVQHALRAFTAADRKTIKQAAENFPESEFYDIDELLTQLGIGEALVTLLNEKGIPTPLVHTLLNPPQSRMDILSESEINAINSKSKLVAKYNQEIDSLSAYEILNQKLAEAQAITAERAAEKVQEKQSQESASAAENFFDNPIVKQVGRTAASIITRSLLGALGLGGRSGSGRTTRRR, encoded by the coding sequence ATGAGTAATGCACAATTGTTTACTGAAGTCATGCAGAAAGGCTATCAGTTTAAAGGAGAATTTGTAAAAATTGGTTGCGGTATATGGAATGGCGAAACGGTGCCTGATGCAAGTGTGTATTTACCCTTGAAAACATTGAACCGTCATGGATTGATTGCTGGTGCAACTGGAACAGGTAAAACCAAAACGCTTCAGATGATCAGTGAATCCTTAAGCGACAATAGTGTACCAGTGATGCTAATGGATATTAAAGGTGACCTAAGTGGTATTGCTGCAGAAGGAGTAATGAACGATAAAATTCAGGAGCGAATTACAAAAATGAATCTGTCCTGGAAACCTTCGGCTTATCCTGTTGAATTGCTTACATTGACAGGAAACCATGGGGTAAGACTAAGAGCAACGGTTTCTGAATTTGGACCTGTCTTGCTTAGTAAAATTCTGGGATTGAATGATACGCAGGGTGGACTGGTATCTATGATTTTTAAGTACTGCGATGATCAGGCAATGCCATTGCTCGATTTGAAAGATTTTATTAAAGTACTTCAGTTTATTGGGAATGAAGGAAAGGCGGAAATGGAAAAAGACTATGGGAAAATTTCCACTACTTCTACAGGAACGATTCTCAGAAAAGTAATTGAATTGCAACAGCAGGGTGCTGATATATTTTTTGGAGAGAAAAGTTTTGAAGTAGATGATTTAATGCGAATTAATGATGAGGGTCGGGGGATGATTAATATTCTTAGGGTTACTGATATGCAGGATAAGCCTAAATTATTTTCTACTTTTATGTTACAGTTGCTGGCAGAACTCTATGCCAGTTGTCCTGAAGAAGGTGATTTGGATAAACCCAAGCTGGTATTGTTTATTGACGAAGCACATCTTATTTTTCAGGAAGCTTCAGATGCGTTGTTGCAACAGCTGGAGACAGTTATTAAATTAATACGTTCTAAGGGTATTGGTATTTTCTTTTGTACGCAGAATCCGCAGGATATCCCTCCTTCTATTTTAAGTCAGTTAGGTTTAAAAGTGCAACACGCCTTGCGCGCATTTACTGCAGCGGACAGAAAAACCATTAAACAGGCTGCAGAAAATTTTCCGGAATCTGAATTTTATGATATTGACGAGCTGTTAACTCAATTGGGTATAGGAGAGGCATTGGTTACCTTATTAAATGAAAAGGGCATACCCACGCCACTGGTACATACCTTGCTAAATCCGCCGCAGAGCAGGATGGATATTCTCTCAGAATCAGAAATCAATGCTATCAATTCAAAAAGTAAGTTGGTGGCTAAATACAATCAGGAGATAGATAGTTTAAGCGCTTATGAAATTTTGAATCAGAAATTAGCGGAAGCGCAGGCAATAACGGCTGAACGAGCTGCAGAAAAAGTACAGGAAAAACAATCGCAGGAAAGTGCTTCAGCTGCTGAAAACTTTTTTGATAATCCCATTGTAAAGCAGGTAGGCAGAACAGCTGCTAGTATCATCACACGCAGTTTGTTGGGGGCATTGGGGCTTGGAGGAAGATCTGGTTCTGGAAGAACAACAAGACGAAGGTAA
- a CDS encoding response regulator transcription factor gives MEDKRQYKILLCEDDTNLGMVLKNYLELNEYEVTLERDGRLGLAAFQREKFDICLLDVMMPNMDGFTLAEEIRDIDPDVPLFFLSAKTMKDDIIQGYKLGADDYITKPFDSEVLLLKIKAILKRNEEENKINDNIEFDLGAYHFNPKLRELKHGSTMQTLSPKENELLKMLAEHKNDLLPRERALKKIWGSDTYFNGRSMDVYIAKLRKYLKEDSNIEIVNIHGNGFRLVAP, from the coding sequence ATGGAAGACAAAAGACAGTACAAAATTCTACTCTGCGAAGACGATACAAACCTGGGTATGGTATTAAAAAACTACCTGGAACTAAACGAATACGAAGTTACCCTGGAGCGTGATGGCAGATTGGGCTTAGCCGCATTTCAGCGCGAAAAATTTGACATCTGCTTATTAGATGTAATGATGCCCAATATGGATGGCTTTACTTTGGCAGAAGAAATCAGAGATATTGATCCTGATGTACCCTTGTTTTTCCTGAGTGCCAAAACCATGAAAGACGACATTATACAGGGATACAAATTGGGCGCCGACGATTATATTACTAAACCATTTGACAGTGAGGTATTGTTATTAAAAATAAAAGCGATTCTGAAAAGAAATGAGGAAGAAAATAAAATCAATGACAATATTGAATTTGATTTAGGCGCTTATCATTTTAATCCAAAGCTAAGAGAACTAAAACATGGTTCAACTATGCAGACCCTGTCTCCCAAAGAAAATGAGCTGTTAAAGATGCTGGCTGAACATAAAAACGATTTATTGCCTCGCGAAAGAGCATTGAAAAAAATCTGGGGTAGCGATACCTATTTCAATGGAAGAAGTATGGATGTTTATATTGCCAAGCTTCGCAAGTATTTAAAAGAAGACAGCAATATCGAAATTGTCAATATTCATGGAAATGGCTTCAGACTGGTTGCTCCATAA